The genomic region AGATAGGGAGCCGTTACATTTTGAAAAAGTATATGAGGGAGACGGGACGAGGTATGAAGATGCGGTGTTAAAAGAAGATACACGGTACTTATATCGGCTGGATAAGGTGCGGGGAAAAAGAGGTTTTAAAGGAAAGACCCATTACATGGGGATATACAGTAAACAGGTAAAAGATGTGTATGAGCCGAATGATAAGAAAGAGAATGCGGTTCTTTTGGAAAGTGATAAACAAGCAAATGTGTATTATTACCGGTCGACGGAAGGGACGATTTTAGAGGATGAAGACTGGTATAAGATAAGAGTTCCGGCGAGGAGGCAGGCGAAGATAACGATTATCTATAATGTTGCAAACCAGCCCTTTGTTATCACGAAACCGTACAACGGAGAGGAGGAGCGTCCTGCAACGAATGGCTTCGTTGAGATAAAAAACGATACGGACTACGAAAGGGAATTGAGGTTTAAAATATCATTGGATAAGAACATTGTCGTAAGCGGAAGTGCGGGAGGTGCATGCTATCGGTATACCTTGCGCCTTTTATCAATTGAATAGGGAAAGAGCGAGATGAAAAGAAAGGTCGTTTTGCTGGGCATACTTTTTTTATCGCTTTGCTTATATGGGCAGGAAGCGGAAGAAGAAAAGAGTAGCGAAAAATATGAGCTGCAATACATTGAAGCGAAAAAATTTATCGACGCATTACCGGAAGGATTGAAGAAGAACAAAATATATATATTAACGGACAGAAACGGATTTGTTATTCGGTGCGGAGAAGAAGAGAAAAAGGTAGTAGAAGAGTATATTCGGATACTGGATGAGGAGCCAAAAGCAACGGCGGTAACGCTAAAGTACCTATCGACGGAAGAACTGTTAAGGAATTTACCGCCGTCGGTGAATAAAGAAAGTATAACGGTAACGAGTAACCCGAACATTCTTTTTTTTAACGGGAGTGAAGGGAGAAAAGAGCAGTTTTTAAAAGAACTGGAACTGATTGATAAACCGAAGGCGCAGATACGGTACCAATTATTGGTGGTGCAGTATGAGAAAAGCGAGGATATGAATTGGACTAAGAGTCTTGAAGTAAAGAAGAGTAAGGGACAGCCGATGAGCGAATTTTCCGGAGTGATGAGTAATATCTTTAATATCAATTTTGATATTGTTTCGAAATTCGGCTATCAGTTTATTGCGAAGTTGAGCTTTGAGTTATCCGAAAATAAGGCACGAGTATTAGCGGACACAACGCTGAACGGACTGACGGGAGAAGAGGTAAAATTCCAAAATACGAATACGTTTCGCTATATCGATAAGACATTCGATTCAAATGGCAAGCCTTTATATGGGTCGATGAGGGAGATAACGTCTGGGTTATTGCTAAATATCAAGGGGAATGTTTCCGGAGACGGAATGATAACGATGGAAGTAAATGCGCAAGTGTCGAAGCAGGGATCGGGGGGAGTAACAAGCGGGGTACTGCCGCCGACGTCGGAGAAGATTGTAAAGACAAAGGTGAGGACGCAATCGGGTACGCCGATTATTATCGGCGGTTTGTTGCAAGCGGAAAGAAATTCGAGTGAAAAAAAAGTACCGGGACTCGGCGATATACCGATAGCGGGAATGTTATTTAAAGATACAAGTGGGGCGGAAACGGTGACGGAGATGGTTATTTACATTGTGCCGTATCTGCATCGGGAGAAAGAGAAAAAAGAGAAAAAGAGCGAGCGACTGATGCGGCTGTATAAGAAGTATGTAGAAGAAGAAGCGAACTGAAAAGCATCGGAAAATTTTATAGGAGTAACTATGAAAAAGACAAACAAGATTATTACTTTGTTGTTGTGCCTCGGATTATTGACAGGCTGTGTTAATCAGTACAGCCCGGGAGGCGCCGACGGAGATAACCCGCTTGACGAAGGGAAAGAGATAGAAGAAAAGGAAGATGAGAGCAAACCCTCTGAAGACATATTGTTTACTAAAGGAGCCGACGGGAAGATTATATTTAAGGTGAGAGACACAAAATATTGGAGCGTGAGGGGATACACTTTATGGAAATTTTTCGGGACAGAGATAGATAAACAGAAACCGTGCATACGGGTCGTAAAGAAAGAAGGAGCAAGCGAAGCCGGATACGGGCTTGTATGCTACAGTACCAAGACAGAGGTAGGACAGAAGCAGTACCGGATGCTCGTTGTACTGATACATACGGACGGAAGATACTCGGTAGGCTATGCAGTGAACGGGAAATATGAGCATATAGCATGGAAAAAAGTGAGCGAACGGTTGGCAAAGGGCTATGGGGTGTCGAATAGCATCAGCGTAAAGAAAGCCGGAAAGGCGATACAGATATACTTTAATGACGAAGGGTGTGAAGGAAAAGCAGACTACACGATTAACAATGCGGATGAGTATGCCTTAGGGGAAGGAGAAGCGGGAGTAATAGCAGTAACATCAGCGAAGGATAAATTTCCGAGCGAGTGCGTGTGGATAGAGTACGAGGCGGTACGGTAGGCTGAACAGAAGGGAGAAGCAGATGAAAAGAATAAAAGAAGCCTTGGCAGGGATAGTGAAGAAAGCAGTATTTACGGTCTACCTTTTTACGGTGATAGCGCCCGGCGGTGTGTACGGACAAGGGCGGAGAGAAGGGGCGCGCGGCGTGAAGAGAGAAGCGAGTACGGTTGTGGCGCAAAAGGTTATCGGGCAAGAGGGAGGAGTGTTAGAGGCGGAAGGAGTACGCTTTAGCATCCCCGAAGGAGCGGTGGAAGCGGAAGTCGAGATAACGATTAGCCGGCTGTATGAAGTAGCAGAGGGAGGAGAAGTAAAGAACGTCACGGCAGGGTTTGGCGGGTGGCGGTTTTTACCTAAGGGGATGAAGTTTAAAAGAGCGTGCGAACTCTCGCTTGAGTACGATGCGCGGATAGAAGGGGAAGACGCGCAGGGGATTTATACATACTACTATGATGAGAAAGAGAAGCGGTGGGTTGCATTAGAGCGAAAGAGAGTTGATGAGGAAGGGAAGCGGATCGAATCGTATACGGATCATTTTACGGATATGATCAACGGGACATTGAGCTTACCGGAGAGCCCCGAGCCGGTGCGGGTGAACTTAAACAGCATCAAGGAGTTAAAAGCGGCGGATGCGGCAGGGGGGATAGAGGGAATAGAAGGACTGAAAGGAGGAAGTGAAGGAAGCGCATCGTTTGGGATAAAGCTCAAAGTACCGGAAGGAGTGAAAGGGATGGCGCCTGCTCTCTCGGTGAGCTATTCGAGCGGGAGCGGGTGGGGGCTTATAGGGAAGGGATGGAGTTTAGGAGGAATAGAAAGCATCAGCATCGACACGAGGTTCGGGCTACCGGCATATGACAGGAAGGACACGTACTTGGTAGAAGGGAGCCGCGTGAAGTACGAAGGGGGCGTATGGAGAAAGGAGAAGGAGCAGCAGTACGAGCGGATAGCAAACGGCTGGGTCGAAGGGAGAGGAGTAAGTGAAAATTATTTTGAAGTAACGGGAAAAGACGGACGGGTAAAGATATACGGGAAAGAAAGGTGGAGCGGCAAAGGAGAAGGAGCAAAATATATTTATTATTTGGATAGGGAGAGCGACAGCTTCGGAAACGAGGTGAAGTATGTGTACAAGAAAGAAAACGGAGCGGACGGAGAAGAAGTTATCCTTGAGGAGATTGTATACGGGAAAGAGAGAGATCGAAAGGTAACGATAGCGTATGAAGGAAGAGGAGATACGCGGATAGACGGACGGGGAAAGTACGTGCGGAAAGAGAGTAAGCGGATAGCGAGCATAGAGATGAGCGTCGGCGGGCGGATAGTGAGGAGATACGGCTTTGAATATAGAGAAGATAAGGAAGTAGGAAATGAGGCGGGTGAAAATGAGATGGGAGAGAGCCTTCTTAAAAAGATAGAAGTGAAAGGGGAAGGAGAAGCGGAAGGGTATGCGTACAGGTTTGAGTATGAGCAGGCGGAGAAGGATAAGAGCGGAAACTTTGTGTCTCGGAGACGGAAGGCTGGGAGAAGCGGAAGCATTGCGGAAAGCGTGCACATAAGCGGAGGGGGAAGCGGCAGCGGAGGAGCGGGAGTAAACTTTATAGACAGCGTGTCGATATCCGGCGGGATAACGGCGTCAGCGGGAAGCGGAAGGGGGCACAGTAAGCGGAATTTTGTGGATGTAACTGGAGACGGGATAGCGGATATTGTGGGTGGAAGAAAGGGGAAATAAGGATATATGAAGGGAAAAAGCAGAGCGACGGAAAGATAGGATATGAGAAGGCTGAGTACTTTGATGGGAAGGCATTAAAGGGGCTTTATTTAAGTGAGAATGAGGATTGGAACTGGAGTGTCGGAGGGAAGTTAGATATCAGCGGGGCCGGTGTCGGAGCGGGGATGGGGTTAACGAAGCAGTGGAGCCGCGGAGAAAGTAGAAGTGAATTTACGGATGTAAACCGAGACGGGTATGTGGATTTTGTGTCGAACGGAAGATACTACGAAAACGATAGGGGAAGAGGCTTTAAAGGAGGAGTCGGTTTACAGGGAGCGGAGAAAGCGGGGATCGGGATAAGTGAAGCCGAGAAGAAGGAAGCGGAAAAAGGGCATTACTTTCAGGAAGGGGTACAAGCGTGGCGGAGTGAGGTAAGCGGGGAGATAGAGATAGGAGTAGAGATACAAGAGAAAGGGAGAGGACAGTTAAGCGTGTGGAAGGGGACGAATAAAGAAGGAGTGAAGATCGGGGAATGCACGGAGAAGAAACAGTATGTGTTTACGGAAGCGATTAGGAGAGGCGAGTATATCTATTTTGCGACTGAGACGGATGATAAAGCGGAGATAGGGGAGAGCATCAAGGCTGGGATACGGATACGGTACCTGAAGTACAAGCGAGATGAATTACTGGGAGCACATATAGCGTATCAGCTGCCGGGGAGGCTGAATGAGGAGCCTGATAGAGAATTAGCCTCGCTTTACACGGAAGAGGAAGGAGAGGCAGATGAAGATGGGAATCGGGATAGGTATTGGCAGCTAAAAACTGATTATCGAAGAGAGCTGAGTGAGCAAGCGATAGAGGATACTGGAAAAAGGATACTACACATACGTCGGAAGTGAGATAGCAAAGGAGACGTTTGAGAAGGTATTTAGCAGAATCGGCACAGATGATGAAAAGCAAAAGGTAAAAAAGAGCGTACAGTACGATGCGGGGTTTGAAGAATATATTTACACAGGGGATGGGTTCGGGAGTACGCTGTACAGCGATATCATCAAAAGGATGAGTGAGGGCGAACAAAAAAGAAGCGGCAGGATATAAAAACGTTGACGGAAGCGTAAGGTACCCGCTGTATGACGGGGATGGAAAGGCATACTACCGAGATAGGCTTACGTTAAAAGTGAACAGCGAGCGGGAAAAGGGTGAGCGTGGCTACGAGAATGAAAAGGGAGTAGAAGTAGGGCTCATCAACGGAAAGACGTACCGGTTTGATAAAGAGGGAGAGGAGCTTGTTCTGTATGAGCAGGGAAGAAGAAAAGAAGGGGCAGTGGTAACAAAAGAGGGAAATAACGTCAAGGCAATAGTAGCGGGGCGGAGTAAAAAGGGGTATGAATTTTCGATTGAGCTTGCGGGGAGAACGCTCGGCAAGGTTATCAGTGAAGAGGAGTACGAGAAGGGAGCGAATGATAGAGTTGAGAAGGATGTGGAATACCGGATCAATCGAGTAGAAAGAATAAGCGAAAAGGTATACGAGAAGATAAAGGATAGGACAATTATTAAAGGCTCCCAGACGGTTCGTATCGGGACACTGTATGAAAAGTCGGGGAACGAGTGGCATTTGAAAGAGGGCGCCGCAGAAGAGGATAAAAAAGAGATAGTAAAAGCGTTGAAAGAAGCGCGGAGAGAAGGGAAAGTCATTATCGAAGAACAATGTGCTGGAGTAGGGGAAAGAAAGATACGAGAGATTGGAATATTCACTGCGGAAGAGAGGAAAGAAATCGGGGAAGAATATTTTGAAGCGATAGGGGATGAGTATCAAATAAAGAGCGGGATAGGAGAAGCGAAAGTTGCGCGATTGGAAAAGAAGCTAAAGCGGTATGAAAGTGAAATGTATGATTTTCCGTACTTTACACATATGATAAGGTAAGAGGCGAATACCGGACGACGAAAGAGCATCTTGAAAAAGAAGAAGTGCAGGAGTTTTTAGCGTATGTCGAAAGCTATTATTACGAAAGGGTCGGAGCGTGTATAGCGTATCCGCGTGAGAGCCTTTATGAGGTGCAAGGCGGACAGATAGAAGTGGTGAAGATACAAGGGGGGGGAAGGTTGTCACAACATGGGAAGGGATACAAGAGTACCGAGGGAATGAGAACTATCGGATTGGAAAGTATGAAGGGAAAGAAGGGATAGCAGGGTTCGGCCGGTATGAGCAGATGTACGGCGGGGCAAACCGGTGGTACTACGGACTTTATTCGAGGTGGGGGCAACAGCGCTTCAGTGTGCAAGCCCTGTTTGCACCGAATGAATATGAGAAGGAGTATGGAGGAAAAATTGGGAATGAAGGAGCAAAAAAAGTTGATAAGGAACAGCAGGAACTAAAAAAACAGGCAGATGCGAAAACATCGAAAGCGCCAAGCGGCGAGGCGGTAAAAGATAAGGTACGTACAGAGATAGCAAAAGGCACTCTGGGCGGATATAGCGCGGTACAGACGTATGGGAAGTATGTGGAAGAAAGCGGCAAACAGGACTCGCCCGGCGAAGCGCCGAAGAAGGATGAGGGAAGCGGACGTATATTTAGCGATAAAAGCCTTGTCGGAGCGGTTGTAGGCACGAGTGAAAACGGCTTTGATGCAGACGGACAGATGGCAAGCGTCATACATTACTATGCCGCGTATATCGATGATGAGGTGCTGCACTCAAGCCGAATAACCGGCGGGGCATACCGGAATCTGCCGTGGGTGAAAGGAGGCAAAGGCTTTGCACTTTCTGCGAATGAGAGTGAAAGCTATGACACGAACGTCGGTGCGCATGCGCTTAACTTCAATGGGAGCTTAGGGGGTAACACCGGAGAAAGTAAACAGATACAAGGCTATCAGGACATCGACGGGGACGGCTACCCTGATATTTTAAAAACAAGTTCAGGAGGATTGAGCGTACAGTACGGTAGCGGTGAAGGAGTCTTTAGCCGACCGGGATACCTCGGAGGAGGGGGCTTAAGCATGAACAGCAATAACTCGACGGTGTACGGAGCAGGACTGGGACTGTCGGGAGGGACGCAGACCGTACGAACAGTGATTGGGAGCATAAAGGATATATCAGTAGAACCGGCAGGTTCGACACCGTACGGAGTAAGCGCGAGTGTGGGAGGCAATTATTCACACGGCAATCAGTATCAGAGCAGCGGCTTAGTAGACATAAACGGCGATGGTTTACCCGACTACCAGACGATAGCAGGAGCGAAGCTGAATATCGGAGAAGCGTTTAAAGCGGCCGGGAAATGGAGCGAAGCGAACATTTCAAGCGGAACGGTCAAAAGCGGAGGAGGAAACTTCGGGATAGGATTGGCTATCGGGCCAGCCATTGGCTAGTTACGGAGGAGGAAACATCGGGGTCAACGTGAACATCAGTCAGACGGCCACGGAAACCCTTATAACCGACATCAACGGAGACGGGCTGCCCGACCTTTTTGCGCGTACAAGAGGACGGCAGCTATGCTGTCAAATTGAATCGCGGAGCAGGATTCGACGGAAAAGAAAAGACAATTGAAGTACGGAATCTTGAAGGGGCGGAGTATAAAGATTATTACAATGGGGCGCTGAGCCGACTGGTAGGGACATCAGAACGTATCCAAGTGCCGTACCGACCGGGTGGCATGAATAAAAGTTTTGGAACAGCGGAAATAGAAAAGTTGTTACAGATACCGAAAGCACTGGAGTTTAACACGAGCCGGAGCGTGGGCGTGTCCGGAAGTCTTTCAGGACAGGTGGGGTTTCCGGTATGGGCAGGGATTAATATCATTTGTAACTTTTCAGGTGGAGCGAGCGGAACCTATAGCGAAAGTGAGGTGAGCTTACGCCTCTTTGACGTAGACGGAGACGGCCTCGCCGACCGAGTGTTCAACATCGGAGGGGCGAATAAGCTTTATGTACAGCGGAACAAGTTAGGGAAAGTAGGACTATTAAAAACGATACACCTACCGACCGGTGGCAGCTATGAGATAGAGTACCAAAGAGTAGGGAACACACGGGAGCTGCCGCAGAGTAAGTATGTGTTAAGCAGTGTAACGATGAACTCAGGGCTACAGAGTAAGAGCGGCAACATACAATCGTACCGCACAACCTATAGCTACAAAGACGGCTACTATGACCGCAAAGCAAAAGAGTTCTATGGGTTTAAGACAGTACGTGCGGTAACGGGAACGGGAAAGACGACCGAAACAGAATACTACATCGATGCCTATTACCGCAAAGGGATGGTTAAAAAAGAGACGGTCAGCGCTCAAGGAACCGTTTATTCGATAAAAGAGTATGAAACGGATGAAGTCCCTCACGCACGGGTAAAGCGAGAGTGGAACACCATACGGGAAGGATACCGGTCGATACAAACGGAAAGCGATTATCGCTATGATCGGTACGGCAATGTTACGAGCTTAGAAGATAAGGGAGACGTGAGTAATCCCAACGACGATATTATTGCCCGCATACGCTATTGGGACAGCGGCGATGAGCGGCGCTACTTTAAAGCACACCCGGAGCGCATCGAAGTGTTGGATGGTAAGAGCGGCAGGCTGTTGAGGAAGCGAGAAGGACGCTACGATAGCCAAACGGGCGCGATAACGGAAGTAAAACAATACACGGGCAATAACACACTCCTTACCTATACGATAGAGTGGGATGAAAGCGGAAATATCAAAACGCTCACGAGCCCCACCGGAAAGAAGGTGCGCTACCGATACCAAGACGGGATATATGTCACCAAAATAACGGAAGAAGGAAGCAAAGGTGGGACGCCATACGAAAGCACGCTCCTTTGGGATAGCGCCTTAGGGGTAAAACTTGAAGAAACCGATAGCGCGGGTAACACCATGAAGTATCGGTACGACGGCTTCGGGCGGGTCATTGAAGTGCGAAGCCCGTATGATGATCCGGCAAAAGTGCCCTACGCAAAGTACGAATACCATACCCCTTCATCTTCTTTCTGGTACACGGTAACGGCAAATAAGCTTACCACCGAAGCGGCCGACACGGCCGTGATGAAAACGATAGTCATGCATGACGGCTTAGGCCGCGCCCTCTACACGGCGAAAGAAGGAGAAGTCTACCGAGAAGGAACCGCCGGAGAAACAAATGTCGGCTGGAATATTTCGGGAGCGACACACTACGATGAGGCGGGAAGAAAGATAAAAGAAGGAATGCCCTTCTTCTACGCAGGCGATTTACCGGCTGAGCTTGCAAGTAAAGCTTCTTACGCAAGCGTCGAGCAGTTCTATGAAACAAACGATTTTACAGCGCTGCGAAACGAAACCGCGTACACCTACGACGGCATCGACAGGGTAATCAATACATTGTTACCCGACGGAAGCGAGCAAAAAAATGAGTACGCGATAGAAGACGGTTTACAGATAACAATCGCAACCGACCCGCTTGAGAATAAGAGCGTTACAAAGAAAGACGCGCGCGGAAACATCACGGAAGTAGAACGAAGAGACAAGGCAGATAACATCCTCACCAAAGGCCGCTATGAATATTCGGTATTGGGAGAGATGCTTCGCGCATACGACGCCAATGAAAATATTGTCTCGGTAACATACGACCTGCTCGGCCGAAGAGTAGCCCTAGAAAGTAAAGACACCGGCCGTAAGGAGTGGCGGTACGACCGTAAAGGCCTTCTTGAAGCGGAGACGGATTCTGTGCTGCGTGCAAAGATGAGCGAGATACAGTACCACTACGACGGTTTTGACCGGCTCGTAAAGATAGACTACCCGTTTAGCGAAGATGTTGAATACACCTACGGAGTGCCCGGCCAAGTTGGTGCAGGCGAGATAGTCCATAAAAAAGATGAGAGCGGAGAGATACGCTACAAGTACGGGAAGTTAAGCGAAGTCGTAGAAGAGACACGAACGATTAAGCGCTATGAGGTACTCAGTAAGCCGGAAACGGCGACCTTCACCTATTGCTCGGACTACCTCGGCCGTATGCAGACCATGCACTACCCCGACGGGGAAACTATTACCTACACCTACGACAAAGGCGGACAGCTGAAAGGAGTGAGCGGTGTCAAGAACACGATAAAAGGCTCTGAAACCTACAGTTACATCGACACGATTGTCTATGACGAGCACGGCCAGAGAGTCTACATCAAGTACGGCAATGGAGTTGAGACCCGCTACCGCTACGACGATAAACGCCGGTGGTTAAAAGACATTGAGACGAGAAATAAACAAACCGATGAAATCTTCCAAAAGATAAGCTATCGCTTTGATAAGGTCGGAAACGTCTTAGGCTATGCGAATGACGCGAGCGTGTACGAGACGAGCCAGAGTTACACCTACGACAACCTCTACCAGCTTATCGGGGTAGAGGGCACGAGCAACCAGTACAAGGCGATAAAGAGCTTTGGAAGTACGCCGGTCAATGTTGCAAAATATAAGCAAGACTTCGCCTTTGACGGCATCGGGAACATGACAAAGAAGATGAGTACCACGAACCTCCCCGGCGCCCGCGGCAACGCCCGCCTACCCGAAAGCCGAGCTTGACTACGACCTCACCTACGAATACGACCCGGCCTACGCACACCGTTTAATTCATGCAGGAAACCGCTACTACCGCTATGACGCGAACGGTAACATTACGGCAGAAAAAGACGGGCCGTTTACCGAGGACGAGGAGTTTGTCTTTACCTACAGCTATGACCCTGACACCGACGTCTACGGCACTGACTACGGCTTCGGCCTTGACGCCCCGAAAGAGACGGAAGAGAGTCATCCGGAGAACCTATTCGCGTACCGGCGTAACTACACGTGGAACGAGAAGAACTTACTCACTAAATCGAGCGACCGCAGCTACACCGTACACTACCGCTACGGTGAGGATGGACAAAGAGCGCTCAAGTATACGGAAGAAGGACGTTCTGAAACGCTCTACTTCAACAACTTCTACACGATACACATCCCCGTGCAGGATAAGAATAACCC from Treponema vincentii harbors:
- a CDS encoding type II secretion system protein GspD, which produces MKRKVVLLGILFLSLCLYGQEAEEEKSSEKYELQYIEAKKFIDALPEGLKKNKIYILTDRNGFVIRCGEEEKKVVEEYIRILDEEPKATAVTLKYLSTEELLRNLPPSVNKESITVTSNPNILFFNGSEGRKEQFLKELELIDKPKAQIRYQLLVVQYEKSEDMNWTKSLEVKKSKGQPMSEFSGVMSNIFNINFDIVSKFGYQFIAKLSFELSENKARVLADTTLNGLTGEEVKFQNTNTFRYIDKTFDSNGKPLYGSMREITSGLLLNIKGNVSGDGMITMEVNAQVSKQGSGGVTSGVLPPTSEKIVKTKVRTQSGTPIIIGGLLQAERNSSEKKVPGLGDIPIAGMLFKDTSGAETVTEMVIYIVPYLHREKEKKEKKSERLMRLYKKYVEEEAN
- a CDS encoding SpvB/TcaC N-terminal domain-containing protein, whose product is MKRIKEALAGIVKKAVFTVYLFTVIAPGGVYGQGRREGARGVKREASTVVAQKVIGQEGGVLEAEGVRFSIPEGAVEAEVEITISRLYEVAEGGEVKNVTAGFGGWRFLPKGMKFKRACELSLEYDARIEGEDAQGIYTYYYDEKEKRWVALERKRVDEEGKRIESYTDHFTDMINGTLSLPESPEPVRVNLNSIKELKAADAAGGIEGIEGLKGGSEGSASFGIKLKVPEGVKGMAPALSVSYSSGSGWGLIGKGWSLGGIESISIDTRFGLPAYDRKDTYLVEGSRVKYEGGVWRKEKEQQYERIANGWVEGRGVSENYFEVTGKDGRVKIYGKERWSGKGEGAKYIYYLDRESDSFGNEVKYVYKKENGADGEEVILEEIVYGKERDRKVTIAYEGRGDTRIDGRGKYVRKESKRIASIEMSVGGRIVRRYGFEYREDKEVGNEAGENEMGESLLKKIEVKGEGEAEGYAYRFEYEQAEKDKSGNFVSRRRKAGRSGSIAESVHISGGGSGSGGAGVNFIDSVSISGGITASAGSGRGHSKRNFVDVTGDGIADIVGGRKGK
- a CDS encoding FG-GAP repeat domain-containing protein, encoding MYGGANRWYYGLYSRWGQQRFSVQALFAPNEYEKEYGGKIGNEGAKKVDKEQQELKKQADAKTSKAPSGEAVKDKVRTEIAKGTLGGYSAVQTYGKYVEESGKQDSPGEAPKKDEGSGRIFSDKSLVGAVVGTSENGFDADGQMASVIHYYAAYIDDEVLHSSRITGGAYRNLPWVKGGKGFALSANESESYDTNVGAHALNFNGSLGGNTGESKQIQGYQDIDGDGYPDILKTSSGGLSVQYGSGEGVFSRPGYLGGGGLSMNSNNSTVYGAGLGLSGGTQTVRTVIGSIKDISVEPAGSTPYGVSASVGGNYSHGNQYQSSGLVDINGDGLPDYQTIAGAKLNIGEAFKAAGKWSEANISSGTVKSGGGNFGIGLAIGPAIG